Proteins found in one Mustela lutreola isolate mMusLut2 chromosome 10, mMusLut2.pri, whole genome shotgun sequence genomic segment:
- the NCMAP gene encoding noncompact myelin-associated protein isoform X1 — protein sequence MIEMTTATPLGGTTFFSLNVTTREEDFLYKSSGAIVAAIVVVVIIIFTVVLILLKMYNRKMRTRRELEPKGPKPASPSTLGSNNNSSQHPPTVTFSPVDVHVETR from the exons AT GATCGAGATGACCACAGCCACCCCTTTGGGGGGTACTACCTTCTTCTCCTTGAACGTGACCACCAGAGAAGAAGACTTTCTGTACAAGA GTTCTGGAGCCATTGTTGCTGCCATTGTGGTAGTTGTCATCATCATCTTCACTGTGGTTCTGATCCTGCTGAAGATGTACAACAG GAAGATGAGGACCAGGCGGGAGCTGGAGCCCAAGGGGCCCAAGCCAGCCTCCCCATCTACCTTGGGCTCAAACAACAACAGCAGCCAACACCCTCCTACTGTGACCTTCAGTCCTGTTGACGTCCACGTGGAAACTCGATGa
- the NCMAP gene encoding noncompact myelin-associated protein isoform X2: MTTATPLGGTTFFSLNVTTREEDFLYKSSGAIVAAIVVVVIIIFTVVLILLKMYNRKMRTRRELEPKGPKPASPSTLGSNNNSSQHPPTVTFSPVDVHVETR, encoded by the exons ATGACCACAGCCACCCCTTTGGGGGGTACTACCTTCTTCTCCTTGAACGTGACCACCAGAGAAGAAGACTTTCTGTACAAGA GTTCTGGAGCCATTGTTGCTGCCATTGTGGTAGTTGTCATCATCATCTTCACTGTGGTTCTGATCCTGCTGAAGATGTACAACAG GAAGATGAGGACCAGGCGGGAGCTGGAGCCCAAGGGGCCCAAGCCAGCCTCCCCATCTACCTTGGGCTCAAACAACAACAGCAGCCAACACCCTCCTACTGTGACCTTCAGTCCTGTTGACGTCCACGTGGAAACTCGATGa